In Candidatus Promineifilum breve, one genomic interval encodes:
- a CDS encoding zinc-dependent alcohol dehydrogenase, which translates to MKALVKSGVGPGQMSLVDIPEPSPQPGEVLIEIGATGICGTDLHIMAGEYPVRPPVVLGHEFAGVIRELGEGVESWRVGDMVTSVPYATVCGRCVYCQAGQFGLCRHRQSYGSGVHGAFARYLAVNASGLYRLPANQSLAAGALTEPLACVTKAVYEIGDVRPGERVIVLGPGPIGLLAVQVVQAAGGRVSLVGLRRDARRMAMGQALGADLTYADDPDDVTHLVNSLEPAGADVVFECSGAGPAFDMALQVVRPQGRVIQVGLFGKRVTADLDLIVRKDLALRGSFASSLESWRRALELTESGLVDTSQMISDTFPLEAWADAFARAAGGEGLKVIIEP; encoded by the coding sequence ATGAAGGCGCTTGTTAAATCCGGCGTTGGCCCGGGGCAGATGAGCCTGGTGGACATCCCAGAGCCTTCGCCGCAACCCGGCGAAGTTTTGATCGAAATCGGTGCGACCGGTATCTGCGGCACGGATCTGCACATTATGGCCGGAGAGTATCCGGTACGGCCGCCGGTAGTCCTCGGCCACGAGTTCGCCGGCGTCATTCGTGAGCTTGGCGAGGGTGTCGAATCATGGCGCGTTGGCGATATGGTAACGTCAGTTCCCTATGCTACCGTCTGCGGCCGCTGCGTGTACTGTCAGGCCGGGCAATTCGGACTTTGCCGGCATCGCCAATCGTATGGCAGTGGCGTCCACGGCGCGTTCGCCAGATATCTGGCCGTCAATGCCTCCGGCCTGTATCGGTTGCCCGCCAATCAGTCTCTGGCGGCTGGGGCGCTGACCGAGCCGCTGGCTTGCGTCACCAAAGCAGTCTACGAAATTGGCGATGTGCGGCCGGGGGAGCGCGTCATTGTCCTTGGGCCCGGCCCCATTGGCCTGCTTGCGGTCCAGGTTGTGCAAGCGGCCGGTGGCCGTGTGTCGCTGGTGGGGTTGCGGCGTGATGCCCGGCGCATGGCGATGGGCCAAGCCCTCGGCGCAGATCTCACCTATGCCGACGATCCTGACGATGTTACCCACCTGGTGAACTCGCTGGAACCCGCGGGCGCTGATGTGGTATTCGAATGTTCCGGCGCCGGGCCGGCGTTTGACATGGCGCTACAGGTCGTTCGGCCGCAGGGCCGCGTCATTCAGGTTGGGCTGTTTGGCAAACGCGTGACGGCCGATCTCGACCTGATCGTCCGGAAAGATCTTGCGCTGCGGGGATCGTTCGCCTCCAGCCTGGAATCCTGGCGGCGGGCGCTGGAACTGACGGAGAGCGGTTTGGTCGATACGAGCCAAATGATCTCCGACACATTCCCCCTGGAGGCGTGGGCGGATGCTTTCGCCCGCGCCGCCGGCGGAGAAGGTTTGAAAGTCATCATTGAGCCATAG